The proteins below come from a single Lepeophtheirus salmonis chromosome 4, UVic_Lsal_1.4, whole genome shotgun sequence genomic window:
- the LOC121116816 gene encoding popeye domain-containing protein 1, with the protein MIELQNQTQELRCQDWNGVLGASAEVDFICHVSYILLGLAFVLPSVFPEMYATLAMRTLITSSATVSVIWAKFYICAVEVLLWDILILIINLTYTLLLIKRHFPVGVPLELREVYTKIFFPFKMSKRQFREVTRGSRLRFLQRNEVLFFEQSTRRESSHSLSILMNGKLNVKYEGIVIHRIKPFEFIDSIEYGSSSMEEMRNKLHVKSSHESLESIREDDDSDFIYQVTVEADEDSTYLHLNTEDLRTLSDDTRIILNLLVGKDVAQKLYDLSDLVVLSKEKRQSNSTKFHPKQRRPRRDRVSGGLRVLDFHRTVSLDAMDTGCKGYVRSIDWINKSERAKKETLGDERVLILNFELDVPPTMEYLPHDVPVNTMDKSTLAEAQFLAQQRKYWPSGFI; encoded by the exons ATGATTGAGCTTCAAAATCAAACTCAGGAACTCCGATGTCAAGACTGGAATGGTGTTCTAGGAGCTTCTGCCGAAGTGGACTTTATATGCCATGTGAGTTACATTCTTCTTGGTTTGGCCTTTGTTCTTCCATCCGTCTTCCCTGAAATGTACGCTACTCTGGCAATGAGGACTCTGATCACTTCAAGTGCTACTGTGTCAGTTATTTGggctaaattttatatatgtgccGTAGAGGTATTGCTATGGGATATACTTATTCTTATTATCAACTTAACATACACTCTTCTACTAATTAAAAGGCACTTTCCTGTTGGAGTACCGCTAGAATTGAG GGAAGTGTATACAAAgatatttttcccttttaaaatGTCCAAAAGACAGTTTCGTGAGGTTACAAGAGGCTCACGCCTCCGTTTTCTCCAGAGAAACGAGGTACTCTTCTTCGAACAGTCTACCAGGAGAGAATCATCCCATTCTTTAAGCATTTTAATGAATGgtaaattaaatgtcaaatacgAAGGCATAGTCATACATAGGATAAAGCCTTTTGAGTTTATTGATTCTATTGAATACGGTTCATCCTCCATGGAAGAAATGAGGAATAAGTTGCATGTGAAATCCAGCCATGAGTCATTAGAAAGTATACGGGAGGATGACGATTCAGACTTCATTTATCAAGTTACTGTTGAAGCGGACGAGGATTCAACTTATCTACA TTTAAATACAGAGGATTTGAGAACCTTGTCCGATGATACtagaataattttgaatcttttggTTGGAAAGGATGTGGCTCAGAAATTGTATGATTTAAGTGATTTGGTAGTACTATCTAAAGAAAAGAGACAgtcaaattcaacaaaatttcaccCCAAACAACGTCGACCTAGAAGAGATCGTGTCAGCGGTGGACTTCGCGTATTGGATTTTCATCGAACAGTTTCTTTAGATGCTATGGATACTGGATGTAAGGGATATGTACGATCTATTGATTGGATAAATAAGTCTgaaagagcaaaaaaagaaactctGGGCGACGAAAGAGTATTAATTCTTAACTTTGAGCTGGATGTACCGCCAACCATGGAATACTTGCCTCACGATGTGCCTGTGAATACCATGGATAAGTCTACTCTGGCCGAAGCACAATTTCTTGCTCAACAAAGGAAATATTGGCCATCAGGCTTTATTTAA
- the LOC121116814 gene encoding bolA-like protein 2 — translation MYDAEYVRNKLQKELTPKHLDIVDESDGCGAKYNVVIVSDKFEGKPLLQRHRLVNSILEEELKIIHAFSQKTYTPEQWEKLSSK, via the exons ATGTATGACGCAGAATACGTTAGAAATAAACTCCAAAAGGAATTAACACCCAAGCATTTAGATATTGTGGATGAAAGTGATGGCTGTGGAGCAAAATACAACGTCGTTATTGTATCTGATAAGTTTGAAGGCAAACCCTTATTGC agcGCCACCGACTCGTCAATTCAATTTTAGAAGAGgagttaaaaattattcatgcattttctcaaaaaaccTACACTCCAGAGCAATGGGAAAAACTTtcatctaaataa
- the cmb gene encoding uncharacterized protein cmb — protein MSPSASISQRAMASGGAKPKRNTPLYNSRGMSYEEGDFLNSNVSYSWKRRNQRDEDVMDLRQTLYHMDKKLSRALGLPPALENPRYQEDQELLHMRNTVIQMDKRLSTLLGNDKRRAPNEGNGNGSSPPDPELCLLGQSVQQCLQGLSKLSRDVNRLTLYVNRQYNGGSVEEESTIFDDEELLPPPSTLNNQTSHLASRPNNYWDNFRSFSRRNPLAEQAPQRRGKSKINREYNVDSSRTYRPNEQKKKRAPTVTRTNGAPPVNLTDTSSKCFSKEISMHPSEEEDEYKSVFDVIHLVQVPEGNNSAVGDRPITIELSHSEASGGSNNHNSHNNTNQDVDCLIETAKMNDLSLEDDYSIEMENTCFLSDDDDNYQSQESKIILFIY, from the exons ATGTCCCCTTCAGCCTCTATTTCTCAACGTGCCATGGCTTCAGGAGGTGCTAAACCTAAAAGAAATACCCCACTCTATAATTCTAGAGGGATGTCGTATGAAGAAGGAGACTTTTTGAATTCCAATGTCTCTTACTCGTGGAAAAGGAGAAACCAAAGGGATGAGGACGTGATGGATCTTCGTCAAACTCTGTATCACATGGATAAAAAGTTATCTCGAGCCTTGGGACTCCCTCCTGCTTTAGAGAATCCACGTTATCAAGAAGATCAGGAGCTTCTCCATATGAGAAACACCGTTATACAAATGGATAAGCGCCTTTCTACTCTGTTGGGGAACGACAAACGACGGGCTCCCAATGAGGGCAATGGCAATGGAAGTTCCCCTCCCGATCCAGAATTATGCCTTTTGGGACAATCTGTTCAACAATGCCTTCAAGGCCTTTCTAAACTATCTAGAGATGTGAATCGCCTCACACTCTACGTGAATCGTCAATATAATGGAGGCTCAGTGGAAGAAGAGTCCACGATTTTTGATGATGAAGAGCTCCTTCCTCCTCCCTCCACTCTCAACAATCAAACATCACATCTTGCCAGTAGACCTAATAATTATTGGGATAATTTCAGAAGCTTTTCTAGAAGAAATCCCCTCGCAGAACAAGCACCCCAAAGAAGAGGCAAATCTAAGATCAACCGCGAATACAATGTAGATTCAAGTAGAACCTATCGACCaaatgaacaaaagaaaaaacgtGCTCCAACAGTTACTAGAACCAATGGTGCTCCTCCTGTCAATTTAACAGATACTTCTAGTAAATGTTTTTCGAAAGAAATATCTATGCATCCCAGTGAAGAAGAGGATGAATATAAATCTGTATTTGATGTTATACATCTTGTTCAAGTACCAGAGGGAAATAATAGTGCTGTGGGGGATAGGCCTATAACGATAGAATTGAGTCACAGTGAGGCTTCAGGCGGCAGTAATAATCATAATTCACATAACAATACAAATCAAGACGTGGATTGTCTCATTGAAACAGCTAAAATGAATGATTTGAGTCTTGAGGATGATTATAGTATTGAGATGGAGAATACATGTTTTCTGAGCGATGATGATGATAACTATCAATCGCAAGAG agcaaaattattttatttatatattag
- the Fsn gene encoding F-box/SPRY domain-containing protein 1 — MKNLLDLPECIYELLGSYLDLNDLQNLSLACKAWNRFLQDENGYIWRLQCHRKLSEEALRSELLTSSLSTYKSKLKAFFHSWNPDDASRNIFIKRSGFTLHRNPVAQSTDGARGKFGFRHGRHAWEVIWEGPLGTVAVIGVASKEAPNQCHGYVALLGSNDQSWGWNLVDNHLLHNGGSQGNYPLLNNAPKYQVGERIRVILDCDDKTMSFERNYEFLGVAFRGLPDIKLYPAISAVYGNTEVSMVYIGNPLDG, encoded by the exons ATGAAGAATCTATTGGATCTTCCCGAGTGCATCTATGAACTCCTTGGCTCCTATCTGGATTTGAACGATTTACAGAACTTGAGTCTTGCTTGTAAAGCCTGGAATCGGTTCCTACAGGATGAAAACGGGTACATTTGGCGGCTTCAATGCCATCGAAAGCTGAGTGAAGAAGCCCTTCGCTCTGAGCTCCTCACTTCTTCTCTATCCACATACAAATCCAAATTAAAAGCCTTTTTCCATTCATGGAACCCGGATGACGCCTCAAG AAACATCTTCATCAAACGAAGCGGATTCACTCTTCATCGCAACCCAGTCGCTCAGAGCACAGATGGCGCTCGAGGGAAATTTGGATTCCGTCACGGGCGACATGCATGGGAAGTGATCTGGGAAGGACCTCTCGGAACTGTGGCTGTCATTGGTGTGGCTTCCAAAGAAGCACCTAACCAATGTCATGGCTACGTTGCCCTTCTCGGATCTAATGATCAAAGTTGGGGTTGGAATCTTGTTGATAACCATTTGCTTCACAATGGAGGATCCCAAGGAAACTATCCACTCCTAAATAATGCCCCTAAATACCAAGTAGGAGAAAGAATTCGTGTTATCCTAGATTGTGACGACAAAACTATGTCCtttgaaagaaattatgaaTTCCTCGGAGTTGCTTTTAGag GTTTACCTGATATAAAGCTATATCCTGCCATATCCGCTGTCTATGGTAACACTGAAGTGTCCATGGTCTACATTGGAAATCCACTTGATGGATGA
- the mRpS10 gene encoding small ribosomal subunit protein uS10m, whose protein sequence is MFRSSQNLIRHVGRSFCTQAPDRLYKEIIMEIKAHQPAVLKSYSWFITKAASELSIHVSEVDTEPKPHIMRKTLLKSAANHSKHRAQYEIRTYYSKVRVARLTGSTSDTFLEYVQRFLPEGVSMKVTKSELLNFPDKVQASVDENIEKVIANQQL, encoded by the exons ATGTTTCGATCCAGCCAAAATTTGATTCGACATGTCGGTCGGAGCTTTTGTACACAAGCTCCAGATCGTTTATATAAGGAAATCATCATGGAAATAAAAGCTCATCAACCTGCTGTCCTCAAATCTTATTCCTGGTTTATCACGAAGGCGGCTTCGGAGCTCTCCATCCACGTGTCTGAAGTTGATACTGAACCCAAACCTCATATTATGAGGAAAACTCTTCTCAAATCAGCGGCAAATCACTCCAAACATCGTGCACAGTATGAGATCAGAACGTATTACTCAAAG GTTCGAGTGGCTCGTCTTACAGGATCTACTTCTGATACGTTTCTTGAATATGTTCAAAGATTCTTGCCTGAAGGAGTTTCGATGAAAGTGACCAAGTCTGAACTTCTTAATTTCCCAGATAAAGTACAGGCCTCTGTTGATGAGAACATTGAAAAAGTTATAGCAAATCAACAGTTGTAG
- the ND-SGDH gene encoding NADH dehydrogenase [ubiquinone] 1 beta subcomplex subunit 5, mitochondrial: MTLLSKLGSLALRSPLRQDPRVFRSLLSWISKRTLQTSERKKGGGSLQDLIWKEDSSMVIRPSKWVDYTIRDFFYFYAVLTSFPLIAIGSYFAIFVGPATLEPTPEGYIPNDEEYEKRFISRLYVRYVYPTFQQVYEMRLHNVYEQEKEYKRKELLKEITRVMKEVGDSKAFFYNPGYAKYLRRGIEESNAVNDGQGST; this comes from the exons ATGACTCTACTATCCAAGCTCGGATCCCTTGCACTCAGATCTCCATTGAGACAAGATCCTCGAGTTTTTCGAAGTCTACTGTCATGGATTTCTAAAAGAACCCTTCAAACCTCA GAACGGAAAAAAGGAGGAGGAAGCCTCCAAGATCTTATTTGGAAGGAAGATAGTTCCATGGTGATTCGTCCCTCTAAATGGGTGGATTATACTATTAGA GATTTCTTCTACTTTTATGCAGTTTTAACTTCCTTCCCTTTGATTGCTATTGGGAGTTACTTTGCCATTTTTGTGGGCCCTGCCACTTTGGAACCTACACCTGAAGGCTATATTCCTAATGATGAAGAGTATGAAAAACGATTCATCAGCCGATTGTACGTACGCTATGTGTATCCCACCTTCCAACAAGTGTACGAAATGCGCTTACACAATGTTTATGAACAA GAAAAGGAGTATAAGAGGAAAGAATTGCTGAAAGAAATTACACGAGTCATGAAGGAGGTTGGAGATTCCAAGGCCTTTTTCTATAATCCTGGGTATGCCAAGTATCTTCGCAGAGGTATCGAAGAAAGTAATGCTGTGAATGATGGCCAAGGAAGTACATAA